ttgtcccgttttgggctactttgtcacgttttgggctactttatcccgttttgggctacttttacCCATTTTAGGCTACTTTAGACCGTTTTGGGCTGCTTTGttccgttttgggctacttttgccttttttaagcTGCTTTGTCAAGTTTTGGGTTACTTTGTCCCGAAATGGGCTGCTTTGTCCCGTTTGGGctactttatcctgttttgggctcctttgtcccgttttgggctacttttgccttttttaggctgctttgtcaagttttggtattttgtcccgttttgggctatTTTGaaccgttttgggctactttatcCTGTTTTAGTCTACgttgtcccgttttgggctactttgtcatgttttgggttactttgtctcgtttgggctactttggcccgttttgggctactttttcCCATTTTAGGCTACTTTGTGccgtttgggctacttttgcccattttagccgactttgtccagttttgggctactttgtcccaTTTtgggtgactttttttttccgtTTTAGGCTATTTTGTCTCGTTTTAGGTGACTGTCCCATTTTGGGTGACTTTGGCCATTTTTGGGcgatttttttctgttgttgggCAACAGGGTAAAGTTCCAGGGTTTAGAGGGGGTTAATGTGGAGCTATTTATTCCACAGAGAATNNNNNNNNNNNNNNNNNNNNNNNNNNNNNNNNNNNNNNNNNNNNNNNNNNNNNNNNNNNNNNNNNNNNNNNNNNNNNNNNNNNNNNNNNNNNNNNNNNNNNNNNNNNNNNNNNNNNNNNNNNNNNNNNNNNNNNNNNNNNNNNNNNNNNNNNNNNNNNNNNNNNNNNNNNNNNNNNNNNNNNNNNNNNNNNNNNNNNNNNNNNNNNNNNNNNNNNNNNNNNNNNNNNNNNNNNNNNNNNNNNNNNNNNNNNNNNNNNNNNNNNNNNNNNNNNNNNNNNNNNNNNNNNNNNNNNNNNNNNNNNNNNNNNNNNNNNNNNNNNNNNNNNNNNNNNNNNNNNNNNNNNNNNNNNNNNNNNNNNNNNNNNNNNNNNNNNNNNNNNNNNNNNNNNNNNNNNNNNNNNNNNNNNNNNNNNNNNNNNNNNNNNNNNNNNNNNNNNNNNNNNNNNNNNNNNNNNNNNNNNNNNNNNNNNNNNNNNNNNNNNNNNNNNNNNNNNNNNNNNGTTGTCCAGCATTTTGTCTCCCATGGCTGGGATGCAGTGCAGGCCCTGGTCCTGCAGTGTAATCCACACTGGTCCACGGCCCAGAGAAGGAGAGCTGAGAGAGATTGGATCAATAAATTGGGAACAACATATCCACACGGCCTCAATGAAAGGATGTATTTTTATGCATatgcatatttttatttttattgtaaccCCAACCCCACTATAATTTTGCCCTAACCTCAACTATATTGGACCCTCAATTTTAACccaaatcatatttttattctaACCCCAACCCCACTATAATTTTGCCCTAACCTCAACTATATTGGACCCTCAATTTTAACCCAAATCATATTTTCATTCTAACCCCAACCCCACTATAATTTTGCCCTAACCTCAACCATATTGGACCCTCAGTTTTAACCCAAATTATAATTTCATTCTAACCccaaccattttttttaaaaaatctgcttctgtgtgtctctctctgggGGGGATGGGACTGTCCCATATTTGGACGGGCTGGATGGAGAGTGCACTGACTCTCTTTGGACTCTCTTTGGACTCTCTTTGGACTTTTGGACTCCACCATCCTATCGGATGGTGGAGTCCaaaaattcttttttcctaaccctaaccttgaCCCTAACCCATGCACATGAAGCTCAGTTTGGCTCTAGCATTCAAAGGAGCAACATCTCCTCATGAAAGCACAAATATGCATATTTACCTGTGTGTCTCAGCCTGAGGAAGACTAGACCAGAGTCGAAATGTCGCGAACTATGGGCACACATAAAAAATGACTAATTAGAACTTTTAAAAGCCAAActcaaaaatgagaaaaaatatataaaaatagaaaaaaaaaagaaaaagaaaaaaaaaacagttttataagtttaaaaatatttttattttatgggaAAATCCTCGAAAGAGCGCTTTTAGTTGTTTGAATCCCAATTTGGGAAAGATGAGGCAAAAGGGATCAGGGGGACGGGTTAGTCCAAAGGTGATGGACAGTGCATTTACCGGACTTGGTGCCGGTTTCTGTTTCCCctaacctaaccctaaccctaggCGTTGAATTTCTACATTTTGcgtttatatattttttttctctctctatatatctctctctctctctctccccctctctttaaacattttttgggCATTCTTTCAATAtggtttttattactttatatttaacTGTTGATTGACACCAAAATCCTCCAAATATTATGACCAAATTAGCCTCCACTCCAAAAGTAGCCTCCACTCCAAACTAtcatttaaaggtcccatattatgcTAAATGCacttttgcatgtttttcaCACATAATTATAAGTTACCGGTGTCTGTGGAGACCCCCTGAAGTGTTTGCAAATGCGTCCTCTCAGTATTTCTCCTTCCCTGCATTTCTGTGAATGAGCCCTCCCACAAGCTGTTTCTATTTAGGTCCTCTAGTTACGTATGTAGAGGACCTGGCCCATCCTACTAGGCCGTCCCACTTTCACTGGTGAAGATAAGCCCTCCCCTAAGCTACTGCCGTCTGCCACATTGAGCAACACACCCCCGACAATGCCGAGTGGCAAAGGACGACACGCCAGCTGCTCTGTTGCAAGCTGCAATAACCAAGACAAAAGTCTTTTTGCACTTccaacagaagaagaagtggatatcttttatttttgatgGAAACCCTCCTGGAACAGTCCCGAAAATACTACATGTATGTGCTAAGCATTTTACACCGGAGTCTTTCACTAACCTATTTCAGTTCCAGTCAGGCTTTGCCACTAAACTGTGGCTGAATGTTGGAGCCATACCAACTCTCCGTGAGCCGCCTTCAACATCGGAGGAGGTAAGCTGGCATGTTTTACCATGTTTAATCAATTTGAGTGATGTGTTGGCAATATAGGCCTAGCGTTAGctgtgtagctgtagctgttagccgtgtaacgttagctgtagCTGTTAGCTGTCTAAGGTTAGttgtgtagctgtagctgttagccgtgtaacgttagctgtagCTGTTATCTGTGTAAGGTTAGTTGTGTAGCTGTAGCTATTAGctgtgtaacgttagctgttagctatgTAGCTGTAGCTGTGTGTGAAAGGAAACTTTCTGACTCATTATACCACTGACACGTAGTATAGAAAGGTCACCGCAGCTGTAGCCTTTTTTGACATGTATGCTGTTACCATTGGGCATTAGTGAAAAGGCTTTTAATGTTTAACATGTTAATATGTTGATGTTATATTTGCTACTGAGAACGGAGGAGGAGCGGTAGGGGTTGCGGGGGTTTTGACGGAGAGACTGAACTACATTAGTAAAATGTGGCAGCGCTGGAAAGAAACTTAATCTTCTTCTTCCCGGCTGGTCCGCACACTTGCTTGCAGTTTGTAATGCCAAGATAGCCAAGTTCACgcaacagcagctgctgctaATCAATGCTCATTAATGGGGCAGAGCTGTAGGCTCAAAAAGTAGTGCACACGATACAGTTTGCCTGTTCTGGAGCTTCAACCCAtaacagcacagacacagtgCGCAAGACTACTATGCCAACTAAAGCTTTTTGTGGACTTTACTACATAGAAAACATACTGTAACATGGCTCTGTTACATGGCTATTTTAGTCTTGCTCTTAAATAATTTTACTTTATTCAAACTTAGCCAATAGGTAGGCCTGCCCGTTGTTTTTTCACATTGacatattttatctacaagatGTGTCATAAGACGTGTACATCATTcttctggttttttttttttataatagtGTTATTTATGGAGTAGATGGTTCATTGATTAatctttttttgccttttgacaTGACCCATTTCAGATAGATAACTTTGATTACTTCCTCAGGTGAGCACACCACAAATGAGTGCAGGAAAAAGAGATGTTTCCTGCCAGACTGATCCCCCCACCACATGCACCGTTGGCACTCAGTTGTCTATGAGGACATTACAGCCACACTTCACAAGTGCAGGTTTGTAGctgtgtgtaatttttttttatttacatggtGATGAAAACTCATATTATTTCACTGTAAGTCATGCTGTTTTATTCAGGTGTTTTTATACATTGTTGCTTGGATTAACTAGTGAAATAAAATCTTTTGACAGCTGTCCAGGCCTCTGTGTCCTGCAAAGACAGTTGTACATCCACACTTCCTAGTGCAGCCACCAACCCCCTTTTAACTTCCACACCCACGAAGAGACCGGCAAAAAGACCTCGTGAGGaaatggaggaggaagaggaggatccATCTGAGGGCACATCTTCAATGGCAGAGTCACGAGGGGAGGATGTCACCTATGATCCTGCAAGCTCTGTCTCACTGTCACTTTCAACAGACATGTCGTAAGTTGCTCTAATGTCCCTACATGCATGCCAAATATTATGCGACTTCATTGTAAATACAAAGAGTGAATATTTTGGCAGCTACAGTCTTTATGTgttcattttttcctctttttttctttctttcttgaaaGTGGTGTAGTATCAAACGCCCCGCACAAGACCAAGAAGTATATTGTGCATGAGTCCTGCATTATGGAGCTGTTTGAGTTGTGCCCTatttgcaagtgtgtgtgtgaggttcgGACCAAGACAATTGGGACATTCCTAACCGTGGACCAACTGTGTCCACATTGTCAGTTCACCCGGCATTGGAAGAGTCAGCCTGTTCTGGGGAGTACTCCAGCTGGGAACATCGAACTTTCTGCAGCGGTGTACATCAGTGGAGCATCTTTCTTCAAACTTCAGAAGGttacaggaaaacaaaatgtatatcCTCACAGTAGAACATGGCAAATAGCAGTAAATATAGCAGATCTTTATTTaccatcaaaaatgtttttgtttttatctaaaTTCAGATCTGTAAAGCTATGCAACTGCAGGTGTTCCAATATGACACCTTTCGTCGACATGCCCGTATCTTCATTGAGCCAGCGATTGTACACCAGTGGACCTCTTCACAGAATGACATCCTACAACGTCTCAGCACGGAGGGCAAGGCCATTGTTGGCGGTGACATGAGGGCTGACTCTCCAGGTATTTTTATGTTGTACTGAAATTGTGAAAATGGGAGATGTGTTTATCtgaaagggatagttcacccaaAGATGAATTTTCTGTCATTATCTCATCACTCCCATGCTGCTAGGACTAGAAGTTTTATCAACTTGCACATGCGAAGACATTTCAAAAATACACCACAAACTTGTGCTTTTAGCTGTTTGCTCTGCTGCGCTTTGTCTGCACGCTCCTTCTGATGCCACATGCATACATACTTATAAGTCTGTGTATGTACGTTCATGCTGCATCGATCTCAgtaaacaaagcaaaaagaaaaggttgatggctttttttttttttacaagtctTGTCTTGTGTGAGCTAAAGGACACTTTGATTACTTTAGATGAGCAACAAACAAATTTCTACCCCCCAAAAAAGTGTGTAGTATAATGTATTATGATTTATATTTTAGAGATTGTAACAATGTTTTCCCAGGGCACTCCGCAAAGTTTGGAAGCTACACCATGATGGACCTCAAAACCAACAGAGTTATTGATATTCAATTGGTTCAGGTGAGTGTGATTGAATGaggttttaatgtgttttcatatttaTATACAAGTTTTAtataagtgtttgtttgtgatttgACAGAGCAACGAGGTTGGTGGAAGCTACCACATGGAAAAAGAGGGGCTGCAGAGGAGCCTGACCTTGTTAAATGAACGGGGTGTGACTCTGGACTGTATTGTTACTGACCGTCATCCACAAATCCAGAAATTCCTGACGGAAAGCAACATCACCCAATTCTTTGACGTTTGGCATATCGAGAAAGGTATTATTCCTGATGATGATTTACAGTATAGCAAATATAGAGAAGCACGCTCACCATATAGGTGATAATTTGGAATTCTAGAAAGTGCATTGAAGCAGTCACCACTAAACACACAGCAGTTTTTTTGGTATGTGTGCAGCTAAATTCCATGATTACACTTATTGTCTTTGATGCTTCTCAGGTGTCCATAATGTAACATTGTTGCACTGTTAgacatgaatgttttttttctctacaagtgtgattaacttttttttttataaattctgCATAGCGAGTGATCATTCAGTGGCCCCTATGTTTGTGATTATTATTACAGAAGACGAATGTATTTCTTCTGATCTTCAGGAATTTCAAAGCAACTAGACAAGTACGCCAAGATGAAAGACTGTGAGAGGTTACGGAAGTGGATGCGTTCAATCAAAAATCACATCTACTGGACTGCAGCATCATCCACGACTGGACCTGAGAGGGTGGCAAAATGGAACTCCATCCTAAACCATGTGCAGAATATCCACACACATGAGGACCCCATTTTCCCTAACTGCCAACATGAACTGCACAAAACCAGGGACAAAAAGAAATGGCTGAAAGCAGGTTTGTTATATGCATAGAAAACATTAGTATTAAGTGtattattaaatttaaaattgtattcattcattccttttttgtcttttaaagaaTTCTGAAAAACAATATCCTGGGCCGCTATTTTCGTGGTCACTAAAGGAAATAGGCCTGTATTTGGCACAGGCATTGACATAAGACAGGCCtctttgattatttttacaCTAATATTCTTTCACAATTGAGATGGGAAACACTATCAAAGTGATTATTTGAATTGGATTACATTTAATATTATCGCTATTATACTGCAGTGTGAAATAATAAAGTATTGCATTTGCCGGTcagaaaattgtttttggaGCCATCTTCGGTGCTTAAAAACACATAGTCACATAGGACTAATAACAGACCAGGGGTTTATCTGAAAATAGACTGTTAATTGAAGTGTTACAGTAAACAAAGAAGACTTTGTAATTAATTTGATATTATGTTTTTCCCCTCCTATTTAGGAACACCAGAATTCTTCAAATTGGAGAAGGTCATGTCGAACAAGTGAATCCTGAAAGCTGTGGAAAAAATCATTCCCCACCACCAAACATCATCTGCGGAGGCTTTCCACAGTGTCATCCTTCGTTTTGCACCCAAGAACATGGTTTTTCCTTTTCTTGGAATGCTGTGCAGGTAAAGATAACGGAGCTAACTCGATAAATCTTAGCATGTGcaaattattttcaatgtaacatttttattgtaTCTCTAGACTCTACTTGGCTGTACTCTACTACAATGAGAATGCTGACCGACCACAAGCCAAAACTTCTGCTGGAGAACCAGTCTTCAAGGTGCACTTCCCAAAGGCCAAGAAGGGAGAGTGTGTGGCTAAACCAGTTAAGACTGAGCCAACTTTTCGTAAGtttaaaatactttattttgtaTCCAAATACAGAAATGCAAACTTTTAGCCATCTTATTTACATAACttacaaaacacaataaattatttatagaatataaaaagaaaacaatcatgTAAAGTGAAATGCAAAtaactttcaaaatgtttgtttttgtcacatgtgcccacacaaataaaatgtaagttttttttccccccttgtGCTTTATCTAAATATTGCACAGACTATGTTCAGGACTTGATGGACCTGATCTTCGAAAAAGTCTTTGTGGACCCGGCGCCTTACATGGAGGAGGTAATGAAGATTCCCATCCCAAGAGACTTGTGAGCAGAGTATGTGCGACCAGACAAGGAGGAGGTCATCGCAAGCTATGTCTCTCGCTTCAATCAAGAGGGGGCAGCTTGAATCCTACATATCTGCCTTCTGGATCCGGAAATTCACGGCGTATACGTAGCACCACACATGCTGGAACAACCACCCGTACCCTCCATCCAAGGAAGCCCCAACACCATCCAACAAAGCTTCGGTATCCCACATAGCTGAAACGCCTGAAAAAACCAAGTGTTATAACACATTAattattttacaacattttttacattcagGTGTCCTTAAAAGCCCAAAGGCAACTTTTAGTTAACATCTTATTTTGAACTGTAATCTCCTGTAAatattgtatatatattttcattttgttttctatttgggatttttaaaatatttgcatgttttctatttttatataactttggTTTGATTTGATCACTTTTTTTTATACTCATTTATGTTGTGATTGTGAGAAAAAGAACACTGATGctgcttttttgtcttttgcaaataaaagcaccactcaacaaatttgtttcatttcaaagaTCATATATGTGAATGCAAACAAAGCTATATTGTATGAACAAGATGGTTTTGAATTTTATCTATTACTATACTATTGTGGTATGACTGTTATGCCCACTGAAATATGACTTGATAGcatgaagtcacacaataatgcTTATATTTTTCATGTCATACAATAATACTTAATTTTTCATGGGGGACATTGACAGAGATCATACAGATAAAACAAGCCAACTTACTTCTCTATTCCCCTGATCTGTAAACGGCCATAATTTGCTCTGTAGTGGTTGAATTCCCTCTGTAAAGAGTAGGGATTCAGGCAAACAGGCTCTAAACCAGGGTGGTCCAACATGCAGGTCATATGGTCATCTACCTGCTGCATCCGTCTTAGAACCTAGGGTAAAATGTATAAGGTAAGTGTTAATGTGgataacaataaaatgatgtaataaGTCAAACTGTGGCCAAAACAATATTACCTGTGGTATTTCCCGGCAGCAGACATTCTCCTGCTCTGTAGGCATTGTTGCACAGTTTCCACATGAGCACCTGTAATACacaccataaaaatattaaatattaaacaagaaaatgcaaaacTGGATTATTGTAGGCTACTCAGTAACATTTCAAAAGCACATTATTTTGAATTAGAAATGATAGTTTATTGAGACTGAAGAGAATAGTGGAAATAGTGTTTGCAGTAATCATAAAACAGATTGAAGCTACAATAATTACTGTAAGATAGCCACGAGAGTATGTATGGACAAATTGCTGGTTTTTGAAGCAGGGCAaactacaaacacagcagacTGCCTTGAATTCTGATATATGAGTAGAGGTGGATGATTACAACTAGATAATATAtggtatatgtatgtataatatATGTTTTATCAATATAAAACATAGCAATGTTGAATTATAGTGTCATTATTTCATTGTAATAACTAAGCCTGTGGGTAATGGAGCGTAACGTAGGTTCGTCTGCTCAAACATTAGAATTGTGTGTTGTTCTCCAGcattagatttgtttttttgtttctctgagAAACACTTGGCGTTTTCAGGTTTTGTACTTTTCAATGGGCATAAGAAAGAGCCGTATACATTATATacaaagttaaaaaagaaaaagaaaaaacgagGCAATATCGCGTTGTATTGGCGTTTTGAACTTTTACCCTTTCAATAGGCATAACAAAAGGACACTATTCTCCGTTGGAAAAAACATTGTCAGAAAcgtttaaaaatatcaaaacttaGCATTCAGTAACTTCTGGCTGCATTCGCACTACTTCCTCTTGTTCTTCTTGCTGCTCTTCTCCCTCTTCAACCTCAGATTCAGGGTCAAATATATCAGTTTGGACTATCGCGCTCCTTCTAGCCGCCATCTTTACAGACTGTGACTGGGTTGTCATGGTTGCGGATTGGTGGGGGCACGGCCTTCGGGAGGGAGGGGGCGTGGAAAGCAGCAGCTCATTGCATTAAAGCCACAGTGCACCAAAACAGCTTGTCGAGAATAGGGCTGAATCAGGAGGTTTCAGGTACATGCTGTATGCCTAATCTGAGAGGAATTTTCCTGCACAAAAGGCAAATACATGCTCTGGGGGCCTCattgaaatattatttatttttaaatgtagcataatatgggacctttaaaattATTACCTCCGCTTAAAAACGCACTGACTAATTTTAATCACAAACCCAACCTTAGCCTCAAAATAACCAAGTGGTTAGTGTAGTGTAGGTCAGACTGGGACACACCCCGAAGACGCCGCATCTTCGGCGGGACCTTCCTTGGGGGAGAGTGTCTTGTGTTAAGTGGTCGAAACGCTCGTTGATCCCAAGGCGCACAACTGACGATGTGTCCCAGGGGTGGGTGAGTACCTTGCAGCGTCTTATTCCAGACTGACACTCATTCAGAAAACGCCACCCGTTTTTCGCCTTTGGGGCTTCGCAGGCAGAAAATGCCTTCGTGCCCTTAAATCCAGCCTGTTGCAGTAGTTGGCCTTCACTGGTGCGGACCACATGGAGGCATCTGCTGTCACAACATGTCAGCATGGATGTGGCGTCCTACTCTGTTCCCGCTCACTCAGTACAAACGTCAAACTCTACCCTTAGTAGTTTATATGATTCTTAATGCTACGCCTAACCTGGTAGTTCCCCCCTTTGTTTCAGCTTTAAAGCTCACTTGAGCGCAACTGGGTCAGATAGTTCAAAATATCAAATACTTCAagtttacaataaaaacatgaccaATATAACACTTACTCTGAAAATAGGACTTCCACATTAAAATTATCCTTACCTGTCATAGCTGGCAATTCCTTTGGGGGTACGCTTGGCCCCCAACCTTTTGTTTGGTGAATATCTTTAGGGAATTAGGCTGTGTGCTGTCATGACAAGTGGCACCGTGGACACCTCGCATTCCcatcctcctcccttcctccccctcccgttTTAAGCTACTTTGGCCCGATTTGGGCTGCTTTGTCCCGTTTGGGCTACTTTGACAAGTTTTGCTCTACTTTATCCTATTTTGGTCTGCTTTGTcccattttgggctactttgtcaagttttggTCTACTTTGACCCGTTTTGGACTACCTTATCCTATTTTGGTctactttgtcaagttttgagtta
This genomic stretch from Epinephelus moara isolate mb chromosome 16, YSFRI_EMoa_1.0, whole genome shotgun sequence harbors:
- the LOC126402868 gene encoding P2X purinoceptor 7-like isoform X2, producing MFFPTENSVLLLCLLKGCSCGNCATMPTEQENVCCREIPQVLRRMQQVDDHMTCMLDHPGLEPVCLNPYSLQREFNHYRANYGRLQIRGIEKRFSYVGYRSFVGWCWGFLGWRVRVVVPACVVLRIRREFPDPEGRYVGFKLPPLD
- the LOC126402868 gene encoding P2X purinoceptor 7-like isoform X1, with protein sequence MAARRSAIVQTDIFDPESEVEEGEEQQEEQEEVVRMQPEVTEWCSCGNCATMPTEQENVCCREIPQVLRRMQQVDDHMTCMLDHPGLEPVCLNPYSLQREFNHYRANYGRLQIRGIEKRFSYVGYRSFVGWCWGFLGWRVRVVVPACVVLRIRREFPDPEGRYVGFKLPPLD
- the LOC126402867 gene encoding uncharacterized protein LOC126402867, encoding MRTLQPHFRTTAVQASVSCKDSCTSTLPSAATNPLLTSTPTKRPAKRPREEMEEEEEDPSEGTSSMAESRGEDVTYDPASSVSLSLSTDMSGVVSNAPHKTKKYIVHESCIMELFELCPICKCVCEVRTKTIGTFLTVDQLCPHCQFTRHWKSQPVLGSTPAGNIELSAAVYISGASFFKLQKICKAMQLQVFQYDTFRRHARIFIEPAIVHQWTSSQNDILQRLSTEGKAIVGGDMRADSPGHSAKFGSYTMMDLKTNRVIDIQLVQSNEVGGSYHMEKEGLQRSLTLLNERGVTLDCIVTDRHPQIQKFLTESNITQFFDVWHIEKGISKQLDKYAKMKDCERLRKWMRSIKNHIYWTAASSTTGPERVAKWNSILNHVQNIHTHEDPIFPNCQHELHKTRDKKKWLKAGTPEFFKLEKVMSNK